From Antedon mediterranea chromosome 9, ecAntMedi1.1, whole genome shotgun sequence, a single genomic window includes:
- the LOC140058152 gene encoding uncharacterized protein, with product MTSTSSKLLDPRKFFNGQTNDLSKAAKPSTSKKSFHSASGMSARDYAEMTGGEPKITITSTNRIFLSEKRHVVAQRWGEVVYVCLREFYQTEENCAFKPGPLGINLPVLLWQKLFTNIDLILQVLDDLQRDINLVEAVRIPLSDILHVVVSSWKEEQFVCIRHCYQAEEGGEFKPGKKGINLPKRQWYKLIEQHGEIQKMIEEVDNDNVVTVDGGGDENDNGGRLFNSEQQLLSPDGLSVQKITGENLDCDYLQLLGKETADTLFKKCEEEIDYFTGDLAKVKVYGKWFNIPRKQVSFGDSGLTYKYSGNTVPALPWPPFLKDLRNLLKTVTGHYFNFVLVNRYATGSDYIGEHKDDEKDMNHFSLIASVSLGQTRMFRFRHGDARAHIKHEYYSKGCILNVR from the exons ATGACTTCTACCTCCTCGAAGTTATTGGATCCTAGAAAATTTTTCAACGGTCAAACGAACGATTTGAGTAAAGCAGCGAAGCCGTCAACAAGTAAAAAATCATTTCACTCTGCCTCAGGAATGAGCGCTAGGGATTATGCCGAAATGACCGGTGGTGAACCAAAGATTACAATAACTTCAACGAATCGGATTTTTCTGTCTGAAAAACGCCATGTAGTGGCCCAGCGCTGGGGTGAAGTTGTTTATGTATGCCTCAGAGAATTTTATCAAACGGAAGAAAATTGTGCTTTCAAACCTGGACCTCTAGGTATTAATTTACCCGTTCTGCTGTGGCAAAAACTTTTTaccaatattgatttaattctTCAAGTCCTAGACGACTTGCAAAGAGACATTAACTTGGTGGAGGCAGTAAGAATCCCACTTTCGGACATACTACATGTGGTAGTTAGTAGCTGGAAAGAAGAGCAGTTTGTATGTATTCGCCATTGTTACCAGGCCGAAGAAGGAGGCGAGTTTAAACCCGGCAAAAAAGGTATAAACCTTCCAAAGAGACAGTGGTACAAGTTAATTGAACAACACGGTGAAATTCAAAAGATGATTGAAGAggttgataatgataatgtgGTTACCGTCGATGGTGGTGGTGACGAAAACGATAACGGAGGACGTTTATTCAATTCAGAGCAACAATTGCTATCCCCTGATGGGTTATCTGTGCAAAAGATAACAGGGGAAAATTTAGATTGTGATTACCTTCAACTTCTTGGTAAAGAAACAGCCgatacattgtttaaaaaatgtgaggAAGAGATTGACTATTTTACCGGTGATCTTGCAAAGGTGAAAGTGTACGGAAAGTGGTTTAATATTCCTAGAAAACAG GTTTCGTTTGGCGATTCGGGCTTAACTTACAAATATTCAGGCAATACAGTACCAGCTTTACCGTGGCCACCATTCCTGAAAGATCTCCGCAATCTTTTAAAAACGGTTACAGGacattatttcaattttgtCTTGGTCAATCg ATATGCTACTGGCAGTGATTACATTGGCGAACACAAAGATGATGAAAAAGACATGAATCACTTTAGTCTAATCGCCTCTGTATCATTGGGGCAAACACGTATGTTTAGATTTCGACATGGTGATGCGCGAG CTCATATCAAACATGAATATTACTCTAAAGGATGTATACTCAATGTACGATAA